The following coding sequences lie in one Pseudalkalibacillus hwajinpoensis genomic window:
- a CDS encoding amidohydrolase, with translation MTILFKQARVYPVSSPLLPCADVLVKDGLIHEVSPSIPEEADMTVIDGKGYHLLPGFIDAHTHVGLYDEGTGWAGNDANETVEALTPHVRALDGVNPLDVGFKDAIAFGVTSVQVMPGSANIIGGITTVLKTHGKNVEKMIVRETAGLKIALGENPKRVHSHSNNDSITRMGIMGLLREAFYDAGRSNQIEHPRISPIMAALNREIPVRIHAHRADDILTAVRFAREFNLDLRIEHCTEGHLIADELSGQNLKVTVGPSMTRRSKIELKNKTWATYGILNSHGIEVSITTDHPYVPIQYLNICAALAVREGLSEEKAIEGITLNPAKSLGVEHRIGSIEVGKDADLVLWSNHPFQYDARPVLTMINGEIIR, from the coding sequence ATGACGATATTATTTAAGCAAGCTCGAGTTTATCCAGTTTCATCACCATTACTCCCATGTGCTGATGTTCTTGTAAAGGACGGCCTTATTCATGAAGTCTCCCCCTCTATACCTGAAGAAGCTGATATGACCGTAATTGACGGCAAAGGTTATCATCTTTTACCCGGTTTCATTGATGCACATACACATGTTGGCCTTTATGACGAAGGCACTGGCTGGGCCGGTAATGATGCAAACGAAACCGTAGAAGCTCTAACTCCCCATGTAAGAGCACTTGACGGTGTAAATCCACTCGATGTTGGTTTTAAAGATGCGATTGCATTTGGCGTAACTTCTGTCCAAGTTATGCCTGGAAGTGCGAATATTATTGGCGGTATAACAACTGTTCTGAAAACGCATGGAAAGAACGTAGAGAAAATGATTGTCAGAGAAACCGCCGGTCTAAAAATTGCATTAGGTGAAAACCCGAAACGGGTTCATAGTCACTCCAATAATGATTCCATTACCCGCATGGGAATTATGGGCCTTCTTCGAGAAGCATTCTATGATGCTGGGAGGTCTAATCAGATCGAGCATCCACGAATTTCACCCATTATGGCAGCACTAAATCGTGAAATTCCTGTTAGAATTCACGCTCACCGTGCAGACGATATATTAACAGCTGTTCGATTTGCTAGGGAGTTTAATCTTGATCTCAGAATTGAGCATTGTACAGAAGGCCATCTTATTGCAGATGAACTTAGTGGACAGAACCTTAAAGTAACTGTAGGACCTTCTATGACGAGACGTTCGAAGATAGAATTAAAGAACAAAACTTGGGCGACTTATGGCATTCTGAATAGCCACGGGATTGAAGTGTCAATCACAACAGATCATCCATACGTTCCTATTCAGTACTTAAATATTTGTGCAGCGCTTGCTGTTAGAGAAGGGTTAAGCGAAGAAAAAGCGATTGAAGGAATTACACTAAATCCCGCTAAAAGTCTTGGAGTCGAACACCGAATTGGAAGTATAGAAGTTGGAAAAGATGCCGATTTAGTGCTCTGGTCTAATCATCCATTCCAGTACGATGCCCGTCCAGTATTGACGATGATTAACGGGGAAATTATTCGTTAA
- a CDS encoding MATE family efflux transporter, translated as MNKSYDFTQGNITKQMVYFSLPIFLTNLLQTSYQFIDSIWVGNLLGSNALGAISIAAPVIFTVLSFIIGVNSATLTVLSQRKGASDKEGLVESLNAFVVALTILSVAFGIIGFLFTDPILKFLGTPDEIFESTKVYLRINFLGILFLFGYNFIGTVLRALGDSKTPIRFVLFAVILNTALDPLFIAYFNWGIEGAAYATIISQGSAFLYGVVYSIWKSKIPFTVPHLPDMKELKRISKLGIPAGLQMMTVSAGVTAIMGIVASFGTQVVAGFGAAQRLDRIIMLPAFTLGAAVNSMAGQNIGSGKWQRVSAISKNGIILILAVSFTISAIIFLSAESMIRLFIDDPKTIAFGENYLKTVAFFYPFLGINFVLNGVVKAAGAMVQVLILNIISFWILRVPLTYVFSKWLGAEGIAYGIGVSFIISSVFAIGYYRYGKWRDIELFDQQKEEDSSQYESSTQSKA; from the coding sequence ATGAACAAGAGCTATGATTTTACTCAAGGTAACATTACGAAGCAAATGGTTTATTTTTCATTGCCTATTTTTTTAACTAATTTACTGCAAACGTCTTATCAATTTATAGATAGCATTTGGGTTGGTAACTTACTCGGTTCAAATGCACTTGGCGCTATTTCAATTGCAGCTCCCGTCATTTTCACTGTTCTCTCCTTCATCATCGGAGTGAATAGTGCAACGTTAACAGTACTGTCTCAGCGGAAAGGAGCATCTGATAAAGAAGGGTTAGTCGAGTCGCTAAATGCTTTTGTTGTTGCGTTAACGATCTTATCGGTTGCGTTTGGAATTATTGGCTTCCTCTTTACTGACCCCATTCTTAAATTCCTTGGAACGCCAGATGAGATATTTGAAAGTACGAAAGTATACTTGCGAATTAACTTTTTAGGCATTCTCTTTTTATTTGGGTATAACTTTATTGGCACAGTATTGCGAGCTCTAGGGGATAGTAAAACTCCGATTCGATTTGTCCTTTTTGCTGTAATTTTAAATACTGCACTGGATCCGTTGTTTATTGCTTATTTCAACTGGGGAATTGAAGGTGCTGCATATGCAACGATTATTTCTCAAGGGTCAGCATTTCTATATGGTGTGGTTTATTCTATCTGGAAGTCTAAAATCCCGTTTACTGTTCCCCATCTTCCAGACATGAAAGAGCTTAAACGAATTTCAAAGCTTGGAATTCCTGCTGGCTTACAAATGATGACCGTTTCAGCGGGAGTGACGGCGATTATGGGGATTGTTGCAAGTTTTGGTACACAAGTGGTTGCTGGTTTTGGAGCTGCGCAAAGGCTTGATCGTATTATCATGTTACCGGCGTTTACGCTTGGAGCCGCTGTAAATAGCATGGCTGGACAGAACATTGGCTCTGGAAAGTGGCAAAGAGTTTCAGCGATATCTAAGAATGGGATTATTTTAATCCTTGCCGTTTCTTTTACAATTAGTGCTATTATCTTTTTATCAGCTGAATCAATGATCCGTCTCTTTATTGATGATCCTAAGACAATTGCTTTCGGTGAGAACTACTTAAAAACCGTTGCCTTTTTCTATCCGTTTCTTGGTATTAATTTTGTTTTAAATGGAGTGGTTAAAGCTGCCGGTGCTATGGTTCAGGTGCTTATACTTAATATTATTTCATTCTGGATCCTTCGCGTTCCGCTCACATACGTTTTTTCAAAATGGTTAGGAGCAGAAGGGATTGCGTACGGTATAGGAGTAAGCTTTATTATCTCGAGCGTATTTGCTATTGGATATTACCGTTATGGAAAATGGCGTGATATAGAATTGTTCGATCAGCAAAAGGAAGAAGACTCAAGTCAATACGAAAGTTCAACTCAAAGTAAGGCTTAA
- a CDS encoding YfkD famly protein: MKKILLMLVILAVILPLNTLAAEGQKAGKDQSLKVPDSTVNISKENTYPNPAQDLPTLQPSELTKELTGSADVPIANPELIQILNDSSISPSKLAIGYRASIYLGKWALNYDSAETNINWQYKQANINRVDNRGGSGPIQMTYRQEEEKKVNGGLTASIPDSEDVKKMMMMKASEKTKLSLSFQTMIGKDTKKGNVYNVGAKNYGTLTSYVPAVNEKGTVTYGEVYLVLKGSKMKLEVRNVTQQGIGAWIPVQDYLSFEFNTRQ; encoded by the coding sequence ATGAAGAAAATCTTGTTAATGCTCGTTATTCTAGCTGTTATTCTACCTCTAAACACACTAGCCGCAGAAGGTCAGAAAGCGGGGAAAGATCAATCGCTAAAAGTTCCTGATTCTACGGTTAATATTTCGAAAGAAAACACTTATCCAAATCCCGCACAGGATTTACCTACCTTGCAGCCGAGTGAGTTGACGAAGGAGTTAACAGGATCTGCAGATGTCCCCATTGCTAATCCTGAATTGATTCAGATTTTAAATGATTCTTCGATTTCACCGTCTAAGCTAGCGATCGGTTATCGTGCGAGTATTTATCTAGGTAAGTGGGCGTTGAATTATGATTCTGCAGAAACAAACATTAACTGGCAATACAAGCAGGCAAATATAAATCGGGTAGATAATCGAGGTGGAAGTGGTCCAATTCAGATGACGTATCGCCAAGAGGAAGAGAAGAAGGTGAATGGTGGATTAACGGCCTCAATTCCTGATAGTGAAGACGTGAAGAAGATGATGATGATGAAGGCATCTGAAAAAACGAAGCTCTCTTTATCTTTTCAAACAATGATTGGGAAAGATACTAAAAAAGGTAATGTGTATAATGTGGGAGCTAAGAACTATGGTACTTTAACGAGCTATGTTCCTGCTGTAAATGAAAAAGGGACAGTAACATATGGAGAAGTTTATCTTGTTTTAAAAGGAAGCAAAATGAAACTTGAGGTTCGTAACGTGACTCAGCAAGGAATTGGTGCTTGGATCCCGGTTCAAGACTACCTTAGTTTTGAATTTAATACGCGACAATAA
- a CDS encoding DNA-3-methyladenine glycosylase family protein, which produces MWVEKLYPKAPYDVDRLFQRMSMDPLQYVDGHSQQFKIPLIINNEKAVYTVQSTGNRKYPCFEIYGNDVSNKEQAITQISHMFDFHMDIEGISSVLKETNIRSLMDNYLGMPIICEPDAYCALLKNIVHQQLNMKFAYTLTYRFVTSYGTEMDGVWFYPKPEVVSRLTVQELRDLQFSKRKAEYVIGIAEKIVSGELDLENLNKLTTKEVYDELLPIRGVGPWTVECVLLFGLRRKDILPAGDVGIQNAIMKWFQLSTKPTKEEVVKYKEKWSPYSSYVSMYLWESLSG; this is translated from the coding sequence ATGTGGGTTGAGAAGTTATATCCTAAAGCGCCATATGACGTAGATCGACTTTTCCAAAGAATGAGCATGGACCCGCTTCAGTATGTCGATGGTCACAGTCAACAATTTAAGATTCCTCTTATTATTAATAATGAAAAAGCCGTATATACAGTTCAATCAACTGGAAATCGTAAATACCCTTGCTTTGAGATATACGGAAATGATGTAAGTAATAAGGAACAAGCGATTACTCAGATTAGTCATATGTTTGACTTTCATATGGACATTGAAGGGATCTCGTCAGTACTAAAAGAAACAAATATTCGATCATTGATGGATAATTATCTCGGTATGCCAATTATTTGTGAGCCTGACGCTTATTGTGCATTACTGAAGAATATTGTTCATCAGCAGCTTAATATGAAGTTTGCGTATACGCTGACCTATCGTTTTGTGACAAGCTATGGAACTGAAATGGATGGCGTGTGGTTCTATCCTAAACCAGAGGTGGTTAGTCGTTTAACTGTTCAAGAATTACGCGATTTACAATTTAGCAAAAGAAAAGCAGAATATGTGATTGGAATTGCTGAAAAGATTGTATCAGGAGAGCTTGATTTAGAGAACCTCAACAAATTAACAACTAAGGAAGTATATGATGAACTGCTTCCTATAAGAGGTGTTGGTCCATGGACAGTTGAATGTGTACTGCTTTTTGGACTAAGACGGAAAGATATATTACCTGCAGGTGATGTTGGGATTCAAAATGCCATTATGAAATGGTTTCAATTATCAACAAAGCCTACAAAAGAAGAAGTCGTTAAGTATAAAGAGAAATGGTCTCCGTATTCAAGCTATGTGTCCATGTATTTATGGGAAAGCTTAAGCGGTTAA
- a CDS encoding YfhD family protein encodes MAKRPNFSEGKQKRQAKNPIPSAQNEDVEFANEFDTADAKAAERSKAANQRAKKNK; translated from the coding sequence ATGGCAAAACGTCCAAATTTTTCAGAAGGTAAACAAAAGCGTCAAGCTAAAAATCCAATTCCATCAGCACAAAACGAGGATGTAGAATTCGCAAATGAATTCGACACCGCTGATGCGAAAGCAGCTGAAAGATCAAAGGCCGCAAACCAGCGCGCGAAGAAAAACAAATAA
- a CDS encoding YczE/YyaS/YitT family protein, whose translation MQSVKIKRFLFYVIGLFVLTAGITLTIKSDIGAGAWDALNVGLSEKIGFTVGTWVILVGVILIIVNALLMKAWPDFFALITIIVTGLFIDFWLITLFSNWTITDLFLAYAVFIIGMIFIGLGIAIYLQAKFAVIPIDGLMLAIHHRTGLSIRTSKTAGELIALLAALLLGGPIGVGTIAITFGIGPLVQFFYPTFEKMNA comes from the coding sequence ATGCAGTCAGTGAAAATAAAACGATTCTTATTTTATGTAATAGGGCTCTTCGTATTAACTGCTGGAATAACATTAACAATTAAATCTGATATCGGAGCAGGAGCTTGGGATGCGCTTAACGTAGGATTATCTGAGAAGATCGGTTTTACGGTTGGGACCTGGGTAATCCTCGTTGGAGTCATCTTGATTATAGTCAATGCGCTTCTGATGAAAGCCTGGCCAGATTTCTTTGCTCTTATCACTATTATCGTAACAGGTTTGTTTATTGATTTTTGGTTAATTACGTTATTTTCAAATTGGACGATTACGGACTTATTCCTTGCTTATGCGGTTTTTATAATAGGAATGATATTCATCGGCCTTGGTATTGCGATATACCTTCAAGCCAAATTTGCGGTGATCCCAATCGATGGTTTAATGCTTGCGATTCATCATAGAACTGGTTTAAGCATTCGAACTTCGAAAACGGCTGGTGAACTTATTGCGCTACTTGCTGCATTGCTTTTAGGAGGGCCGATTGGTGTGGGCACGATTGCCATTACATTTGGCATCGGACCTCTTGTCCAATTTTTCTATCCTACTTTTGAGAAAATGAACGCTTAA
- a CDS encoding pyridoxamine 5'-phosphate oxidase family protein: protein MSQSEIKNKVLSIFDSHYVGTLSTVKENKPHSRFMTFFHDELTLMTPTSKETHKVEDIEQNNNVHVLLGYDGEGWHDRYVEVQGHVTIDDSKETKEKLWGDQLKRWFDSPEDPNYVVLTITPDTIRLMNEGENTPETLEL from the coding sequence ATGTCTCAATCAGAAATTAAAAACAAGGTACTGAGCATCTTTGATTCTCACTATGTAGGAACACTTAGCACAGTGAAGGAAAATAAGCCTCATTCAAGATTTATGACGTTCTTCCACGATGAACTTACACTAATGACTCCAACTAGTAAGGAAACTCATAAAGTAGAAGACATCGAGCAAAATAATAACGTGCACGTTTTGCTTGGATACGACGGCGAAGGTTGGCATGACCGTTACGTAGAAGTACAAGGTCACGTCACGATAGATGACTCAAAAGAAACGAAAGAAAAACTATGGGGTGACCAGCTGAAACGATGGTTCGATTCACCAGAAGATCCAAACTATGTCGTTCTCACAATCACTCCGGACACAATTCGTTTAATGAATGAGGGTGAAAACACACCAGAAACACTTGAGTTATAA
- a CDS encoding OsmC family protein, whose product MEFNMKKEETGFTADFEYGTLHISGDEQFGFRPYQLLVSSIAVCSGGVLRQILDKKRMDYEDIQIKADVTRNEKEANRVEEIHLHFTLVGELNEQKVERALELTKKHCSMAQSVLGSIELKETFEIVSK is encoded by the coding sequence TTGGAATTTAACATGAAGAAAGAAGAAACTGGTTTTACAGCTGATTTTGAATATGGAACGCTTCATATTTCAGGGGACGAGCAGTTTGGTTTTCGTCCATATCAACTACTTGTTTCATCAATAGCAGTTTGTAGTGGTGGTGTGTTACGCCAAATTCTTGATAAAAAGCGAATGGACTATGAAGATATTCAAATAAAAGCGGATGTCACTCGTAATGAAAAGGAAGCAAATCGTGTTGAAGAAATTCATCTTCATTTCACACTAGTTGGAGAGCTGAACGAGCAGAAAGTAGAAAGAGCGCTTGAATTAACGAAAAAGCATTGTTCAATGGCACAGTCTGTTTTGGGAAGCATTGAATTGAAGGAAACTTTCGAGATTGTATCAAAATAA
- a CDS encoding TlpA disulfide reductase family protein translates to MKLREEMPELEGAKEWFNGEVKKSDLVGNKPLTLIHFWSISCGLCKEAMPMVNEFRDEYSEDMNVIAVHMPRSEKDLDLEEIKQVADQHDISQPIFVDSDHKLTDAFENQYVPAYYVFDSEGKLRHFQAGGEGRKMLTKRITKLLDKAKKED, encoded by the coding sequence ATGAAACTACGCGAAGAAATGCCTGAACTAGAAGGCGCTAAAGAATGGTTTAACGGAGAAGTTAAGAAGAGTGACCTCGTAGGTAATAAACCACTTACTCTTATTCACTTCTGGTCCATTAGCTGTGGTCTATGTAAAGAAGCTATGCCAATGGTTAACGAATTCCGTGATGAGTATAGCGAAGATATGAATGTTATTGCTGTTCATATGCCACGCTCTGAAAAAGACCTTGACCTTGAAGAAATTAAACAAGTAGCTGATCAACACGATATTAGCCAACCAATCTTCGTTGATAGTGATCACAAATTGACAGACGCATTCGAAAACCAATATGTACCTGCCTATTACGTGTTTGATTCAGAAGGTAAACTTCGTCATTTCCAAGCAGGCGGAGAAGGTCGTAAAATGCTTACAAAACGTATTACTAAACTTCTTGATAAAGCGAAGAAAGAAGACTAA
- a CDS encoding MFS transporter, whose protein sequence is MFESNRYRFLILISIVFISGYSQGMLLPLLSILLEEAGVSSSMNGLNASALYIGILFASPFIEKPVRKYGYKPAIAVGLLLVIVSITLIPIWQAFWFWFILRIIVGIGDNLLHFATQLWITTTTPKEKRGRNIAIYGSAFGLGFAAGPLSTILVEYSMYLPFLLASGIAMVTWLMLTKIKNEFPDPLTHGSERVLSKYARVLKVGWVALLPSFGYGFLEASLHGNFPVYALRNGIDIKSVSILLPAFVIGSLVFQMPLGVISDKFGRKNILLVSIFFGWVSFSCAIFTTSVPILFILFFLAGMMVGSLFSLSITYLADLLPNSLLPTGNILAGIFFGIGSILGPYLGGVFIDWFTEGSIFYAISGMLLFLFTATAVHKKPEPHAQYSTS, encoded by the coding sequence TTGTTTGAATCAAACCGTTACCGATTTCTGATTCTTATTTCAATCGTTTTTATTTCTGGGTATTCTCAAGGGATGCTGCTTCCTTTATTATCTATTCTTCTAGAGGAGGCAGGCGTATCGTCTAGCATGAATGGACTTAATGCTTCGGCTCTTTACATAGGGATCCTTTTTGCCTCACCCTTTATTGAGAAACCCGTTCGAAAATATGGTTATAAACCAGCTATAGCAGTTGGACTTCTGCTTGTTATTGTTTCAATCACGCTAATACCTATATGGCAGGCTTTTTGGTTTTGGTTCATTTTAAGAATCATTGTCGGAATAGGAGATAACCTTCTTCATTTCGCAACACAACTTTGGATTACAACAACGACCCCAAAAGAAAAAAGGGGGAGAAACATCGCCATTTATGGATCTGCATTCGGACTTGGTTTCGCTGCCGGTCCCCTCTCGACTATTCTAGTTGAGTATTCTATGTACCTCCCATTTTTACTGGCATCAGGCATTGCTATGGTGACATGGTTGATGCTGACAAAAATCAAAAATGAGTTCCCTGATCCATTGACGCACGGTTCTGAACGAGTTCTATCTAAATATGCGCGCGTCCTGAAAGTTGGCTGGGTAGCCCTCTTACCTTCTTTCGGATACGGATTTCTTGAAGCATCTCTTCACGGTAATTTCCCTGTGTATGCACTTCGGAACGGAATTGATATAAAATCGGTTTCGATTTTACTTCCAGCCTTTGTGATCGGAAGTCTTGTGTTTCAAATGCCTCTTGGCGTTATCAGTGATAAATTTGGTCGGAAAAATATCTTGCTCGTTAGTATTTTTTTTGGCTGGGTTAGTTTTTCGTGTGCGATCTTCACCACATCAGTACCAATACTTTTTATCTTATTTTTCCTTGCAGGCATGATGGTTGGATCTTTATTTTCACTGAGTATTACCTACTTGGCCGATCTGCTACCAAATAGTCTTCTCCCAACCGGGAACATTCTAGCTGGCATATTTTTTGGCATTGGTAGTATACTCGGACCCTATCTTGGTGGAGTTTTCATTGATTGGTTTACAGAAGGAAGCATTTTCTATGCGATTAGCGGGATGCTACTCTTCTTATTTACAGCAACAGCCGTTCATAAGAAACCCGAACCACATGCTCAGTATTCTACATCGTGA
- a CDS encoding YfhE family protein codes for MDKRKGRENKEAKMTLTKTQDVLFGREFKRADRAGHK; via the coding sequence GTGGATAAACGTAAAGGCAGAGAAAATAAGGAAGCAAAAATGACGCTAACGAAGACCCAAGATGTTCTTTTTGGAAGAGAATTCAAACGTGCTGACCGAGCTGGGCATAAATAA
- a CDS encoding GNAT family N-acetyltransferase: MIKHRDLSECHVLFDLMVDPAVFPFVRHKASSYEEYLFLTKQLIEAEEQGELISRTILDEWGAPIGTINLFDIEHQTGFLGTWIGTPYHGKGYNQIAKEAFFNEMFFDKQIHTIFMRINKDNIRSQKAAEKIPYVEKANEKWPEVYKQINTGEKSYHLYEIERDNYHLHVMREGTEAVEVQLEA, translated from the coding sequence ATGATTAAACATCGTGACCTGTCGGAATGTCATGTGCTATTTGACTTGATGGTTGACCCAGCTGTCTTCCCATTCGTACGTCATAAAGCAAGCTCTTACGAAGAATATCTATTCTTAACAAAACAACTTATTGAAGCTGAGGAGCAGGGAGAATTAATTTCTAGGACCATTCTTGATGAATGGGGTGCACCTATTGGTACAATTAATTTGTTTGATATTGAACATCAAACTGGCTTTCTTGGAACGTGGATTGGTACCCCTTACCACGGCAAAGGTTATAATCAAATCGCGAAAGAAGCTTTCTTCAATGAAATGTTTTTTGATAAGCAAATTCATACAATTTTCATGAGAATTAACAAGGATAACATTCGCTCTCAAAAAGCGGCAGAAAAAATCCCTTATGTCGAGAAAGCTAATGAGAAATGGCCTGAAGTTTATAAGCAAATTAATACTGGAGAGAAATCATATCATTTATATGAAATTGAACGCGATAATTATCACCTTCACGTCATGCGCGAAGGTACAGAAGCAGTTGAAGTTCAATTAGAAGCATAA
- the rlmD gene encoding 23S rRNA (uracil(1939)-C(5))-methyltransferase RlmD yields MDNKNVKGTGLTNGQTIPLTIKRLGINGEGVGFFKRTVVFVPGALPGEEITAEVTKVFSNRAEAKIKRLRKKSNDRTTPPCPVYEECGGCQLQHLSYKAQLREKRDIVIQSFERHAKLGEKDITIKPVIGMKDPWNYRNKSQLQVRKQKGKVIAGLYGAGSHELVELTNCLVQHPETNRVTRQVVKILEDLNISIYNEKKRKGLVRTIVTRVGFETGQIQLVLVTSEENIPRKELLIKEVKKRLPEVKSVIQNVNGQRTSLIFGDKTFVLDGEEVIEESLGDLNFELSARAFFQLNPTQTVHLYDEVKKAAALTGKENIIDAYCGVGTIGLWLADNAREVRGMDVIKESIDDARKNAKSHGYQEKMTYDIGKAEEVVPKWIKEGFKPNVIVVDPPRTGCDETLLATMVKAKPDRIVYVSCNPSTLAKDSSYLMKKGYELQHLQPVDMFPQTSHIEVVSVFKRNTGNKK; encoded by the coding sequence TTGGATAACAAAAATGTGAAAGGGACAGGGCTTACGAACGGTCAAACAATTCCTTTAACAATTAAACGATTGGGGATAAATGGAGAAGGGGTCGGTTTTTTTAAGAGAACAGTGGTATTTGTTCCTGGGGCACTACCTGGGGAAGAAATTACAGCTGAAGTCACAAAGGTTTTTTCAAATCGTGCTGAAGCAAAAATAAAAAGGCTTCGAAAAAAATCGAATGACAGAACCACTCCGCCATGTCCGGTATATGAAGAATGTGGAGGATGTCAGCTCCAACATTTAAGCTATAAGGCACAACTTCGTGAAAAACGGGATATTGTGATTCAGTCGTTTGAACGGCATGCAAAATTGGGTGAAAAGGATATAACAATAAAGCCTGTAATTGGAATGAAAGACCCCTGGAACTATCGAAATAAAAGTCAGCTTCAGGTAAGAAAGCAAAAGGGAAAAGTCATTGCAGGATTATACGGAGCAGGGTCACACGAGCTTGTTGAACTGACAAACTGTTTAGTACAACACCCGGAAACAAATCGAGTCACTCGTCAAGTTGTGAAGATCCTCGAGGATTTAAATATTTCGATATATAATGAAAAGAAGAGAAAGGGGCTCGTTCGTACAATCGTAACGAGAGTTGGATTTGAGACGGGACAAATTCAATTAGTGCTTGTCACTTCAGAAGAGAACATTCCGCGGAAAGAATTACTTATTAAAGAAGTGAAGAAAAGGCTTCCTGAAGTGAAGTCGGTTATTCAAAATGTAAATGGGCAGAGAACATCTCTAATATTCGGTGATAAAACCTTCGTATTAGATGGGGAAGAAGTAATAGAGGAATCATTAGGAGATTTAAATTTCGAATTATCTGCTCGTGCCTTTTTCCAGCTAAATCCCACGCAAACTGTTCACCTCTATGATGAAGTGAAAAAAGCTGCTGCGCTTACTGGTAAAGAAAACATTATAGATGCTTATTGTGGAGTAGGTACGATTGGATTATGGCTTGCCGATAATGCGCGAGAAGTCAGAGGGATGGATGTCATTAAAGAATCGATTGATGATGCAAGAAAGAATGCTAAAAGTCACGGTTATCAGGAGAAGATGACTTACGATATAGGTAAAGCAGAAGAGGTCGTTCCTAAGTGGATAAAAGAAGGGTTCAAACCAAACGTGATTGTGGTAGATCCACCGAGAACTGGCTGTGATGAGACGTTATTAGCTACGATGGTAAAAGCAAAGCCAGATCGAATTGTTTATGTATCCTGTAATCCTTCAACGCTTGCAAAAGATTCTTCCTATTTAATGAAAAAGGGATATGAGCTTCAGCATTTACAGCCAGTCGATATGTTTCCACAAACGTCTCATATCGAAGTAGTGTCTGTTTTTAAAAGAAACACAGGAAATAAGAAATAG
- the pdaA gene encoding delta-lactam-biosynthetic de-N-acetylase produces MRILVMTIVIFIGTVTGTYAIDNTSHDWYFKRSKNHAPATTEPEFQELLKPYDSYFIGRTDQKELYMTFDNGYENGFTDDILDVLKKEDVPATFFVTGHYLKDQPDLVKRMVKEGHIVGNHSWSHPDMTAISDEKIRIELKKVKEEYTRLTGDETMQYVRPPRGVFSERSLAISYEEGYRNIFWSLAYKDWETDKQKGSQYAYDSIMKQVHPGAILLLHTVSKDNAEALQKVIKDLKKDGYTFKSLDDLVLTETIPEPLIP; encoded by the coding sequence ATGAGGATACTCGTAATGACGATCGTTATATTTATTGGAACAGTGACGGGAACCTATGCGATAGATAACACGTCTCATGATTGGTATTTTAAACGAAGCAAAAATCATGCACCTGCCACAACAGAGCCTGAATTTCAGGAATTACTAAAGCCCTACGACAGCTACTTCATTGGTCGAACTGATCAGAAGGAATTGTATATGACATTTGATAATGGGTATGAGAATGGATTCACTGACGATATTTTGGATGTTCTAAAGAAAGAAGATGTACCTGCCACTTTTTTCGTTACCGGTCATTACTTAAAGGACCAGCCAGATCTCGTTAAGAGAATGGTAAAAGAGGGACATATCGTTGGGAATCATTCCTGGAGTCACCCTGATATGACGGCCATTTCTGATGAAAAGATAAGAATTGAATTAAAAAAAGTGAAGGAAGAGTACACCCGATTAACTGGAGATGAAACGATGCAGTATGTTCGACCACCTCGTGGCGTTTTTAGCGAAAGGTCACTCGCTATTTCTTACGAAGAGGGGTATCGTAACATCTTCTGGTCACTTGCCTATAAAGATTGGGAAACGGATAAGCAAAAGGGGAGTCAGTATGCTTATGATTCGATTATGAAACAAGTTCACCCGGGAGCGATACTGCTTCTTCATACAGTCTCAAAAGATAACGCTGAAGCTCTTCAGAAAGTTATTAAGGATTTAAAGAAAGACGGGTATACCTTTAAAAGTCTGGATGATCTTGTCCTAACTGAAACAATTCCTGAACCGCTTATTCCTTAA